One stretch of Brevibacillus laterosporus DNA includes these proteins:
- a CDS encoding sensor histidine kinase, with translation MSKLKRRLAVHFTYQFFLLALGTLLLMTVGLFVLIQDISHSEIKRNFPIGMLDTVVTDTIFEKDKVQLNDFLIKQMKEKRMWLQIVCEDGRVIHSIDTPETLPKSYRIDELWRIHQTQQWHSYTVYSKINNTFDPPFLFLLGYIEPNKELVAKWFASYAHQGKVAPSYIAQVEKEVDDIDGYLHIIDQQGNVIQTIGKKSETKTYLPIDLVKMQMEPGSYPTKMDVYYDPQFLNTWVLHISKKDGEYQKQPFLHEIIYTLVKLGGGIFVVAILFSIWHGYRYGQPLLIFIGWLERMGQGRYDEVLTEKDRKNAYRKNGRLRMRYRLYQEVIEAFYQMAEKLTASEREKQRLEQTREEWMTGITHDLRTPLTTIQGYGHILESKQFNWTETELQQVGNMIREKADYMRILVEDFSLSFQLKNNAVSFSMKQVALNEFVRRIILQHINDVTIEQTSFTYESAPNELYIMANPKWFKRMLDNLIINAVKHTPSGTTVTVITKSEGDRAILIVKDEGLGMDEETKEKLFERYYRGTHTEEKAEGSGLGMSIAKAIAEGHQGTVGVETVLGKGTTITLSFPCK, from the coding sequence GTGAGTAAGTTAAAACGAAGGCTGGCCGTACATTTTACATATCAATTTTTTTTACTTGCATTGGGGACTCTGCTCCTTATGACAGTAGGATTATTTGTACTCATACAGGATATAAGTCATAGCGAAATCAAACGAAATTTTCCGATAGGTATGTTAGACACGGTTGTGACAGATACCATCTTTGAAAAAGATAAGGTGCAGCTAAACGATTTTTTGATAAAGCAAATGAAAGAAAAAAGAATGTGGCTACAGATTGTTTGTGAGGATGGTCGAGTTATTCATTCGATTGATACGCCGGAAACTTTGCCTAAAAGCTATCGGATAGATGAGTTGTGGAGAATTCATCAAACGCAACAATGGCATTCCTATACCGTGTACTCTAAAATCAATAACACATTTGATCCACCATTTTTGTTCTTACTAGGCTATATCGAACCAAACAAAGAACTGGTGGCAAAATGGTTTGCTAGCTATGCTCACCAAGGGAAGGTCGCTCCCTCTTATATCGCACAAGTAGAAAAAGAAGTGGATGACATAGACGGATATCTACACATTATCGATCAGCAAGGAAACGTCATTCAGACGATTGGTAAAAAATCAGAAACAAAGACATACCTTCCTATTGATTTAGTCAAGATGCAAATGGAGCCAGGCTCGTATCCGACGAAAATGGATGTTTACTATGACCCACAATTTTTGAATACGTGGGTTCTACACATTTCTAAAAAAGACGGTGAGTATCAGAAGCAACCATTTTTACATGAGATTATTTATACTCTTGTAAAATTAGGTGGGGGAATTTTTGTTGTGGCAATCCTTTTTTCCATTTGGCACGGTTATCGATACGGTCAACCGTTGCTCATATTTATCGGGTGGCTGGAACGAATGGGACAGGGACGCTATGATGAGGTATTGACGGAGAAAGATAGGAAAAATGCTTACCGTAAAAATGGAAGGCTACGCATGCGATATCGACTTTATCAGGAAGTCATTGAAGCCTTTTACCAAATGGCAGAAAAGCTAACTGCATCGGAGCGGGAGAAACAACGTTTGGAGCAGACCCGAGAAGAGTGGATGACGGGTATTACTCATGACTTGCGTACACCACTAACAACGATTCAGGGATATGGACATATTCTTGAAAGCAAACAATTTAATTGGACAGAAACGGAATTACAGCAAGTGGGTAATATGATTCGAGAAAAGGCGGATTATATGCGTATATTGGTGGAGGATTTTTCACTCTCCTTCCAGTTAAAGAACAATGCAGTATCATTTTCGATGAAACAAGTGGCGCTAAATGAGTTTGTAAGAAGGATCATCTTGCAACATATTAATGATGTAACCATAGAACAAACCTCATTTACCTACGAAAGTGCTCCAAATGAACTTTACATCATGGCCAATCCTAAGTGGTTTAAGCGTATGCTAGATAATCTGATAATCAATGCAGTAAAGCATACACCTTCAGGAACGACTGTTACCGTTATTACGAAGAGTGAAGGAGACAGGGCTATTTTAATCGTAAAAGACGAAGGATTGGGTATGGATGAGGAGACGAAAGAGAAATTATTTGAACGGTATTATCGTGGCACTCATACAGAAGAAAAGGCAGAGGGCTCAGGTCTGGGAATGAGTATCGCAAAGGCTATTGCGGAGGGTCATCAGGGGACAGTCGGGGTAGAAACGGTGCTAGGAAAAGGAACCACGATAACCTTATCGTTCCCATGCAAATAA
- a CDS encoding YwbE family protein, whose translation MDGKKRSEIVAGLEVEIVLKQDQRTGKRTRGIVKDILTNSSTHPHGIKVRLTNGMVGRVQEIIKGE comes from the coding sequence ATGGATGGGAAAAAGCGAAGTGAGATCGTAGCTGGGCTTGAAGTAGAGATTGTTTTAAAGCAAGATCAGAGGACAGGAAAGCGTACACGAGGAATTGTGAAAGATATTCTGACAAATTCTAGTACGCATCCGCACGGGATCAAAGTAAGATTAACGAACGGAATGGTAGGTAGAGTACAAGAGATTATCAAGGGTGAGTAG
- a CDS encoding DUF418 domain-containing protein, which translates to MKMGKQRVAAVDGIRGLSLFGILMANMLIFQYGLWGKDQLHLFSPSVMDTFTHSFLKLMVEGSFIPIFTFLFGFSMVKLKESLERQNCKYRRHLLRRFLFLMVVGWLHSTFLWEGDILFFYGIIGVALIMFVNRTKKTLLIWGSILLLLPSLLGFSSVENLTKDPTKLEQYVKQTQIVNSSGTYSEIKEHRSTPHDLGISDLEFFAILLIAPIITTPMFLFGMYAAKATWFVDPLGKRSYYLKRALLFLPLGLLLKSLPILLTANWSGIGDFLGASVLSLGYIFSFAFFYSKLTHTRWLTCFECVGKLSMTNYLMQTVICTTIFYGYGLGLFGTFGVLAGIFLSLIIFSLQVAASFLYLKHFSYGPIEKLLRIWTYFSWSGKPASQRVNTISIEKTG; encoded by the coding sequence ATGAAGATGGGCAAACAAAGAGTAGCCGCTGTAGACGGAATCCGCGGATTAAGTTTATTTGGCATCCTAATGGCAAACATGTTGATTTTTCAATACGGGTTGTGGGGAAAGGATCAATTGCATCTGTTCTCTCCTTCCGTGATGGATACCTTTACCCACTCCTTTCTGAAACTTATGGTTGAAGGGAGCTTCATACCGATCTTTACGTTTTTGTTTGGATTTAGCATGGTGAAATTGAAAGAAAGCTTAGAGAGGCAGAATTGCAAATACAGAAGACATTTGTTACGCAGATTTCTTTTCCTTATGGTTGTTGGGTGGCTTCACTCTACATTTCTATGGGAAGGCGATATTCTATTTTTCTATGGAATAATCGGTGTAGCACTGATCATGTTTGTCAATCGTACGAAAAAAACATTACTCATCTGGGGAAGTATCCTACTTCTGCTACCGTCTCTACTAGGATTTAGTAGTGTTGAAAATCTAACGAAGGACCCTACAAAGCTAGAACAGTATGTCAAACAAACCCAGATCGTTAACTCTTCTGGTACGTACAGCGAGATTAAGGAGCACCGCAGTACGCCCCATGATTTGGGTATATCTGATTTGGAATTTTTTGCAATTCTCCTGATAGCTCCAATCATAACTACACCTATGTTCTTATTTGGCATGTATGCTGCAAAAGCAACCTGGTTTGTCGATCCTCTTGGTAAGCGTTCTTACTATCTAAAGAGAGCCTTACTATTCCTACCCTTGGGTCTGCTACTAAAAAGCTTACCTATCTTACTTACAGCCAATTGGTCAGGAATTGGCGACTTCCTTGGAGCTAGCGTTCTGTCACTGGGCTATATTTTTTCCTTTGCCTTCTTTTACTCTAAGTTGACTCATACCCGTTGGCTTACCTGCTTCGAGTGTGTCGGCAAGCTCTCCATGACCAACTATTTGATGCAAACAGTGATTTGTACCACAATTTTTTATGGTTATGGTTTAGGCTTATTCGGTACATTTGGCGTACTTGCTGGTATATTTCTGTCTCTGATCATCTTTTCACTACAAGTGGCAGCCAGCTTCTTGTATTTGAAGCATTTTTCCTATGGCCCAATTGAAAAGCTATTGCGTATTTGGACGTACTTCTCGTGGTCTGGAAAGCCAGCGTCCCAAAGAGTAAACACGATTTCTATAGAAAAAACAGGTTGA
- a CDS encoding PhzF family phenazine biosynthesis protein, with protein MEVMVYTLNAFATDQNGGNPAGVVLEADLLKHKDMQTIAHIVGFSETAFIQTSSIADFKIQFFTPNAEVDLCGHATIATFYLMVCQQKISHGTYTLECKAGLLQVTVEKDHHIFLSQALPTFYDQPDREDIIKSLHISAEDLDQRLPLEIVSTGLKDILVPIRSLEVLNKITPDFDQITLLSKKYQVIGFHLFTLETKNGMIATCRNFAPLYDIPEESATGTSCGALTCYLYKHKIISDHTIHRLAFAQGHSMNQPSTIISRLSVKQGRITQIEVGGTASNIQKRSVTL; from the coding sequence TTGGAAGTAATGGTTTATACGCTAAATGCCTTCGCAACTGACCAAAATGGGGGGAATCCAGCGGGCGTTGTATTAGAGGCTGATTTATTGAAACACAAGGACATGCAAACTATTGCTCATATAGTTGGATTCTCTGAAACAGCGTTTATTCAGACATCCTCCATCGCAGATTTTAAGATTCAATTTTTTACCCCTAATGCCGAGGTTGATTTATGTGGTCATGCCACAATTGCAACGTTTTATCTAATGGTATGTCAACAAAAAATTAGTCACGGCACATATACATTAGAATGTAAAGCCGGCTTGTTACAGGTAACCGTGGAAAAAGATCATCATATTTTTCTTTCGCAAGCCCTCCCAACCTTTTATGATCAACCAGATAGAGAAGATATCATCAAATCTCTACATATCTCAGCAGAAGACTTAGACCAACGACTACCGCTTGAGATTGTTTCAACAGGATTGAAGGATATACTTGTACCAATTAGAAGCTTAGAGGTTCTCAATAAAATTACCCCTGATTTTGATCAAATCACACTATTAAGTAAAAAATATCAGGTTATTGGCTTTCATTTATTCACATTGGAAACCAAAAACGGAATGATTGCTACTTGTAGGAATTTTGCTCCTTTGTATGATATACCGGAGGAAAGTGCGACAGGGACATCATGTGGGGCCCTAACATGCTATTTGTACAAGCATAAAATCATTTCTGACCATACCATTCACCGCTTAGCTTTTGCTCAGGGTCACAGTATGAATCAACCTTCTACTATTATTTCAAGACTTTCTGTTAAACAGGGGCGTATCACCCAAATTGAAGTTGGAGGTACTGCATCAAATATTCAAAAACGGTCCGTTACCTTATAA
- a CDS encoding DNA-binding response regulator, translating to MENAKILLVDDERSIVMMLEKVLRNEGFSQIFHASSAQEALQMVQDQKPDVIVLDVMLPDQSGFDLCPKIRQISHAHILFVTARTSDLDILTGFATGGDDYVTKPFNPLEIAARIKARLRRGSLSLDASEPKIATYSYDFGRFSVNETAGELVVEGRSVSCPAQVFLLLLYLCKHPNRIFSKGQLYEAVWGLDGLADDNTVMVHIRRIREKIEVNPSDPRYLVTVRGLGYKLVKENKRE from the coding sequence GTGGAAAACGCCAAGATATTGCTTGTTGATGATGAAAGATCGATCGTCATGATGCTGGAGAAAGTATTGAGGAACGAGGGGTTTAGCCAAATATTTCATGCCTCATCGGCACAAGAAGCCCTACAAATGGTTCAGGACCAGAAACCAGACGTTATTGTACTTGATGTCATGCTACCTGATCAAAGTGGATTTGACTTATGCCCCAAAATCAGACAGATATCCCACGCCCATATCTTGTTTGTTACGGCAAGGACCTCTGATTTGGACATTTTGACGGGTTTTGCCACAGGTGGAGATGACTATGTAACTAAACCCTTTAATCCATTGGAAATAGCTGCGAGAATTAAGGCACGCCTGAGACGAGGTAGCTTATCTCTGGATGCTTCAGAGCCAAAGATTGCGACATATAGCTACGATTTTGGTCGGTTTAGTGTAAATGAAACAGCAGGAGAGCTAGTGGTGGAAGGAAGGAGTGTCTCGTGTCCTGCTCAAGTTTTTCTGTTGCTCCTATATTTGTGCAAACATCCCAATCGGATATTCTCTAAGGGTCAATTGTATGAAGCCGTATGGGGATTAGATGGCCTAGCTGATGATAATACCGTTATGGTTCATATTCGCAGAATTCGAGAGAAAATCGAAGTGAATCCCAGTGATCCGCGCTACCTTGTAACCGTTCGCGGTCTTGGCTACAAACTCGTCAAGGAGAACAAACGTGAGTAA
- the smpB gene encoding SsrA-binding protein SmpB, translating into MTVSKKGTKTVAQNKKARHDYHIEEVMEAGIELTGTEIKSIRGGRVQLKDSFARIVNGELMLYNVHISPYEQGNRFNHEPERNRRLLMRRLEILKLHSLIREQGYSIVPLSIYLKNGWAKIELAVVRGKKNYDKREDLKKKDAQREVARALRDRQKF; encoded by the coding sequence GTGACCGTTTCTAAAAAAGGAACAAAAACTGTAGCCCAAAACAAAAAAGCCAGACATGATTACCACATTGAAGAAGTGATGGAAGCAGGTATCGAGTTAACCGGTACGGAAATCAAGTCGATTCGAGGCGGGCGAGTGCAGCTAAAAGATAGTTTTGCTCGTATTGTTAACGGGGAGCTTATGCTGTATAACGTGCATATTAGCCCTTACGAACAAGGCAATCGATTTAATCATGAACCAGAACGTAATCGTCGCTTACTGATGAGACGTCTGGAAATTTTGAAGTTACACAGCTTGATTCGTGAGCAGGGATATTCCATTGTTCCGCTTAGCATTTATTTGAAAAATGGCTGGGCAAAGATTGAGCTTGCTGTTGTTCGTGGTAAAAAGAATTATGACAAGCGTGAGGATCTGAAGAAGAAGGATGCCCAACGCGAAGTAGCGCGTGCGCTGAGAGATCGTCAGAAGTTTTAG
- a CDS encoding ABC transporter permease yields the protein MFSFIAKRILQSIPMLFFISIVCFALIKLAPGDPLQAFITPKMSLEDIERIRHSLGLDRPGYIQYFIWLKNVFMGDFGYSLINHRPVLTQVMERLPATAGLMGASILLSVMLAIPLGLIAGANRNKWIDNILNMFSYVGISIPAFWFAMLLIYFFAIKLHLLPSMGIRTIGVTSTWDVIKHGILPCLVLSFGQLSVYMRYIRSNTIGQLREDYVQIQYAYGSTRWQILFNHVLKNVLLPIITLLGMSLPDLIAGAIITETVFSWPGIGSLSIKAAFGFDYPIIMAITMFTSVLLIIGNLLADILYSVVDPRIRAWR from the coding sequence ATGTTTTCATTCATAGCAAAACGAATTCTTCAATCTATTCCGATGTTATTTTTTATTTCAATTGTTTGCTTTGCTTTGATAAAGCTGGCTCCTGGTGATCCTCTGCAAGCTTTCATTACTCCAAAAATGAGTCTAGAGGATATAGAACGGATTCGGCATAGCTTGGGATTGGATCGTCCTGGATATATTCAGTATTTTATCTGGTTAAAGAATGTGTTTATGGGTGATTTCGGTTATTCACTCATCAATCACCGACCTGTGCTTACACAGGTAATGGAACGGTTACCGGCAACGGCTGGATTAATGGGAGCTTCTATACTTCTCTCCGTTATGTTGGCTATCCCATTAGGATTGATAGCGGGAGCAAATAGAAATAAGTGGATTGATAATATTTTAAACATGTTCTCGTATGTGGGAATTTCGATTCCAGCTTTTTGGTTTGCTATGCTTTTAATCTACTTTTTTGCCATTAAACTGCATCTTCTCCCCAGCATGGGAATAAGAACGATTGGGGTTACTTCCACCTGGGATGTTATCAAGCACGGTATACTTCCCTGTTTGGTCCTTAGTTTTGGCCAATTATCTGTTTATATGAGATATATTCGTTCCAACACAATTGGCCAATTGAGGGAAGATTACGTACAAATTCAATATGCCTATGGCTCTACACGATGGCAGATTCTTTTTAACCATGTGTTGAAAAATGTACTTTTACCGATTATTACCCTTCTAGGGATGTCTCTACCTGATTTGATTGCTGGCGCGATTATTACAGAAACGGTATTTTCTTGGCCAGGAATAGGCTCACTTAGTATTAAGGCTGCCTTTGGATTTGATTATCCGATCATTATGGCGATTACCATGTTTACATCTGTCTTGCTTATCATCGGAAATTTGCTGGCAGATATACTTTACAGCGTAGTGGATCCTCGAATCAGGGCATGGAGGTAG
- a CDS encoding alpha/beta hydrolase, which yields MPIGGRQLIHYKTYFRGEDYEWVTFVHGAGGSSSIWFKQLKSYKERFNVLLVDLRGHGKSKNSKRKRFKDYTFAEVSKDIIEVLNHLQIHSTHFIGISLGTIVIQSIAEKYPSKIRSMVLGGAVTKINFRSQVLVTLGNMVKHFIPYMWLYSLLAWIIMPSKRHKESRSLFIREARKLCQKEFKRWFKLTKGINSFLRALLAKESRIPTLYIMGDEDYMFLPSVQACVEKRKYSKVVIVSNSGHVVNVDQPEEFNRISIDFIQNQKQLSNAIG from the coding sequence ATGCCTATAGGGGGTAGACAATTGATTCATTACAAAACGTATTTTCGCGGAGAAGATTATGAATGGGTGACCTTTGTGCATGGGGCAGGAGGAAGTTCATCCATATGGTTTAAACAGCTTAAATCATACAAAGAACGTTTTAATGTTTTACTGGTGGATCTTCGTGGGCATGGGAAATCGAAAAACTCCAAACGGAAGCGGTTTAAGGACTATACATTTGCAGAAGTAAGTAAAGATATCATTGAAGTTCTTAACCATTTACAAATCCATTCCACACATTTTATCGGCATATCTCTGGGGACTATTGTTATTCAGTCAATTGCTGAAAAGTATCCTTCCAAAATACGTTCAATGGTATTGGGAGGTGCAGTTACCAAGATAAATTTTCGTTCTCAGGTTCTTGTCACACTTGGCAACATGGTCAAGCACTTCATTCCTTATATGTGGCTATATAGTTTATTGGCATGGATTATTATGCCGAGTAAAAGACATAAGGAATCTCGTTCCCTTTTTATAAGAGAAGCAAGAAAATTATGCCAGAAGGAATTCAAGAGATGGTTTAAATTGACCAAAGGTATTAATAGTTTTTTACGAGCATTGTTAGCTAAGGAGTCTCGAATCCCTACTCTGTACATTATGGGAGACGAAGATTATATGTTTTTACCTTCTGTTCAAGCATGTGTTGAAAAGAGGAAATATTCAAAAGTGGTCATTGTTTCAAACTCTGGTCACGTCGTCAATGTTGATCAGCCAGAAGAATTTAACCGAATTTCTATTGATTTTATTCAGAATCAAAAACAGTTATCTAATGCCATAGGATAA
- a CDS encoding ABC transporter substrate-binding protein gives MTKRFGIISILMSILLFLSGCASESTAPQQEGDQSQSVAESGKPKSGGSLVIAVGDDPSALNPNYAGDRVTLTINQSLFAPLFTINDGKKTFVLAESSTQSKDFLTYTLKLRDNLTWHDGKKLTANDVVFTLTSILDEKQHSPQRSLFVLDGKPIQVKKVDDTTVDFVLPQVSAAFEGALVQVSPIPKHIFENVEDIEKSDKNFSPVGSGPFKFKEYKPGEYVTLERFDNYFAGKSYLDTVTYRITKDNNAANLAMQNGEIQMKLIDPQDYNKMNDMQMFTLIKYNEGRLVYMAFNLNIDVLKKKEVRQAIAYAIDKNELIHAAYSSLDYAEPAHSLLTPDALYQTKEVTTYDYNVEKAKDLLKKAGVNNLKLRLAYVNNNKPQTSQALYLQQKLKDVGIEIELQPLDPAAFSNKSQDMKNKDYDLSFGGYIMGYEPDAYKSLFVSTEAFNYSHYNNKEFDELWSKAAVEIDTSKRADMYKKIQQTVADDVPIYPIAYPKSIIAIDKRFGGLQEAVTKPVTMFEDLSKIYEQ, from the coding sequence ATGACTAAGCGTTTTGGAATTATTTCTATTTTGATGAGTATACTGTTATTTCTTAGCGGTTGCGCTAGCGAAAGTACAGCACCTCAGCAAGAGGGAGATCAAAGCCAATCTGTAGCAGAGAGTGGTAAGCCTAAAAGTGGAGGAAGCTTGGTAATAGCAGTTGGAGATGATCCAAGTGCTCTTAACCCGAACTATGCTGGGGACCGTGTGACTTTAACCATTAATCAATCCTTGTTTGCGCCCTTATTTACAATTAATGATGGAAAGAAAACATTTGTATTAGCAGAGAGCTCAACGCAATCCAAGGACTTTTTAACCTATACACTAAAACTCAGAGATAACCTAACTTGGCATGACGGGAAAAAGTTGACTGCTAACGACGTCGTATTTACTCTTACTAGCATCTTAGATGAAAAGCAACACAGTCCACAACGAAGCTTGTTTGTATTAGATGGCAAGCCGATCCAAGTGAAAAAAGTAGATGATACTACCGTAGACTTTGTACTTCCGCAAGTTAGTGCAGCCTTTGAAGGGGCTTTGGTTCAGGTATCACCAATCCCTAAACATATCTTTGAAAATGTAGAGGATATTGAAAAAAGCGATAAAAACTTCAGTCCAGTAGGTTCCGGTCCGTTCAAATTTAAGGAATACAAACCGGGAGAGTATGTAACCTTAGAACGCTTTGATAACTATTTTGCAGGAAAATCCTATTTGGACACTGTTACCTATCGTATTACTAAAGATAACAACGCAGCTAATTTGGCTATGCAAAATGGCGAAATTCAAATGAAGCTTATCGATCCACAAGACTATAACAAGATGAATGATATGCAGATGTTTACCTTAATTAAATATAACGAAGGCCGATTGGTTTACATGGCGTTTAATCTAAATATCGACGTACTGAAGAAAAAAGAGGTTCGCCAAGCGATTGCCTATGCTATTGATAAAAATGAATTAATTCATGCAGCTTACTCGTCTCTTGATTATGCTGAACCTGCTCATTCTCTACTTACTCCTGATGCTCTTTACCAAACAAAAGAGGTAACCACGTACGATTATAACGTGGAAAAAGCTAAAGATTTGCTGAAAAAAGCAGGAGTAAATAATTTGAAGCTCAGACTGGCATATGTGAATAATAACAAGCCACAGACCAGTCAGGCACTCTATCTACAGCAGAAATTGAAAGATGTAGGAATTGAAATTGAGCTACAGCCGTTAGATCCAGCAGCATTTTCAAACAAATCTCAGGACATGAAAAATAAAGATTACGATTTATCATTTGGTGGCTACATTATGGGGTATGAACCGGATGCTTACAAATCTCTATTTGTCAGTACAGAAGCTTTCAACTATTCCCATTACAATAACAAAGAGTTTGACGAGCTATGGTCCAAAGCTGCGGTAGAGATTGATACTTCAAAACGCGCTGACATGTACAAAAAAATTCAACAAACAGTAGCAGACGATGTACCTATCTATCCAATCGCTTATCCTAAATCCATTATAGCGATTGATAAAAGATTTGGTGGTTTACAAGAAGCTGTTACGAAGCCAGTTACCATGTTTGAGGATTTGTCCAAAATTTACGAGCAATAA